One Prosthecobacter dejongeii genomic window carries:
- a CDS encoding sigma-70 family RNA polymerase sigma factor: MRSLMPGYEGADDLAQETLLKLWEKRSQFVAGTYFKAWAFQIAKFLVMNQRRKLARSPVVLLDDEMLELIDRRWMETETVRMEGHHSALNQCLELLKPEDRHLLHARYATDTSLETYAEQVGTRPGTLKARLFRLRDALRDCIDSRLGNS; the protein is encoded by the coding sequence GTGCGGTCCTTGATGCCAGGTTATGAGGGGGCCGATGATTTGGCTCAGGAAACCCTGCTTAAGCTTTGGGAAAAACGTTCCCAATTTGTTGCAGGCACTTATTTCAAGGCTTGGGCCTTTCAGATCGCCAAGTTCCTGGTCATGAATCAGCGCCGCAAACTGGCAAGATCTCCGGTGGTATTGCTGGATGACGAAATGCTGGAGCTGATTGACCGGCGATGGATGGAAACAGAGACCGTGCGGATGGAGGGGCATCACTCGGCCCTCAACCAGTGTCTGGAACTTCTGAAACCGGAGGACCGTCACCTTTTGCATGCGCGTTATGCAACCGACACCTCCCTGGAGACATATGCAGAACAGGTGGGCACACGGCCAGGCACGCTCAAAGCCCGCCTGTTCCGCCTCAGGGATGCCCTCCGTGATTGCATTGACAGCCGCCTTGGAAATTCATGA
- a CDS encoding FecR domain-containing protein, producing the protein MTPHPPEDPFKLNRALDQLIEGSLTAEEAQEVQAWMKEDPTILSLYLDKMRMDSLLKDHAWPAKPKVAKWRVAPRQSLAWAAAAAVLISALALLLRYDKSSGPGLVDRTPLPSIQFSAASVFDTTLARLPDDGRLQFGDGVIMNDGSVSIRLPSGVEAVLKSPSRFAITGPNRLKLDEGAGWFRVPLAAKGFTVDLPEMEVVDLGTIFTVSVNEGDHQVQVEQGLVEVRQRQDGIPVQRLKVGEKLVRQANQQTIQVVSGASLLNPEAMTEKPEIVFQESLASVPDQSFADRQPLKGTWTILKGDPQVSKGRFAAKSSFTHLMGRFTRAIEPTEKAVIMVSFRSVSPMTLFHSKGFAGISLFNGDGEMFFFGDKSRNSYSWEFLVYGKNYWRPGSPRRAYDLAIQGSEETFTLRYRQRNGAFEIYRGWGVQGLPLLRGVTDPGLRFDGVRVANGMGGDFSFEDLQVSVVKDTAE; encoded by the coding sequence ATGACTCCCCATCCTCCAGAAGATCCCTTCAAATTGAACCGGGCGCTCGATCAACTGATCGAAGGTAGCCTGACGGCGGAGGAAGCGCAGGAGGTGCAAGCATGGATGAAGGAGGACCCAACGATCCTCTCTCTCTATCTGGACAAAATGCGCATGGACTCGCTGCTGAAGGATCACGCTTGGCCTGCGAAACCTAAAGTCGCAAAATGGCGAGTCGCGCCGCGTCAGAGTCTGGCCTGGGCGGCCGCAGCGGCAGTCCTGATCTCTGCACTCGCTCTGCTGTTGCGTTATGACAAGAGCAGCGGACCGGGCCTTGTAGATAGGACGCCACTGCCGAGTATCCAGTTTTCAGCGGCCTCCGTCTTTGATACCACACTGGCCCGCCTCCCGGATGATGGCAGGCTACAATTTGGCGATGGCGTTATCATGAATGACGGCTCGGTCTCCATCCGGCTACCCAGCGGCGTGGAGGCAGTGCTAAAAAGTCCTTCTCGCTTTGCGATCACAGGCCCCAACCGGCTGAAACTGGACGAGGGCGCAGGGTGGTTCCGCGTGCCTCTGGCGGCGAAGGGATTCACCGTGGATCTCCCTGAAATGGAAGTCGTGGATCTGGGAACAATATTCACGGTCAGCGTAAATGAGGGTGACCATCAGGTGCAGGTGGAGCAAGGCTTGGTGGAAGTCCGCCAGCGGCAAGATGGAATTCCCGTCCAGCGTCTAAAGGTCGGCGAAAAACTAGTTCGGCAGGCGAACCAGCAGACCATCCAAGTGGTGAGCGGCGCATCTCTGCTCAACCCAGAAGCCATGACGGAAAAGCCGGAGATCGTCTTCCAGGAATCGCTGGCATCGGTGCCCGATCAGTCTTTCGCTGATAGGCAACCCCTGAAAGGCACTTGGACAATTCTGAAGGGAGATCCACAAGTCAGCAAAGGACGCTTTGCGGCGAAGTCGAGCTTCACTCACCTCATGGGCCGTTTTACACGCGCCATTGAGCCCACGGAAAAGGCGGTGATCATGGTCAGCTTTAGGTCCGTCTCTCCAATGACTCTCTTCCATTCCAAAGGATTCGCCGGCATCAGCCTTTTCAACGGTGACGGCGAAATGTTTTTCTTCGGAGACAAGTCACGGAACTCCTACTCGTGGGAGTTCCTGGTCTATGGAAAAAACTACTGGCGGCCCGGAAGTCCCAGACGGGCCTATGACCTAGCCATCCAGGGCAGTGAAGAGACTTTCACTCTACGTTACAGACAGCGTAACGGAGCCTTCGAAATCTACCGTGGCTGGGGGGTGCAGGGACTTCCACTTCTACGGGGAGTGACGGATCCGGGCCTGCGTTTTGATGGTGTGCGGGTGGCCAATGGCATGGGCGGAGATTTCTCATTTGAGGACCTGCAAGTCTCCGTTGTCAAAGATACGGCGGAGTGA
- a CDS encoding alginate lyase family protein: MRTLCSVAFVILFILPVRGEPSGQEITARQDRSRILTAAKEALKMAPVSITQHRSPLSEGRPNEFFSMSDYYWPDPEKPDGKPYVMRDGQSNPGNFNQHRETLMAMRDATSALAAAFALTRDERYAKKAVEMLKVFFLDEETRMHPSLDHAQAIVGKATPDRGTGLIDSLHLVEVPLAVLTLRPSKAMEPAIFDGLRQWFADYTSWFVSNSKGKNEAKAKNNHAVAYWFQVAAFATLTEDKKLLDECRRQFKEVFVTVQMATDGGFPLELGRTKPYAYSIFQLDNMTGLCQLLSNESDNLWTFTTPDGKCMEKAVAYLYPYLADKSSWPLKPDVNAWEGWPVRQPSLLFGGIAFHEDNYLKLWRDLKPDPTDFEIRRNNAITQPLLWTTLFDHSSATPSPKKIRAHHVFQPNQKVIFEDDFHSDSIDRWNISEDDRYALPTPSPERIQVVDAPDLPEGAKAVRFVVKRAPNSFRSEISLPHEEGFQERWYAARILIPEDWIFDPSKASDIVLQWHGIPGNWKPTHPNLAIYVANDRWSINQSYGSPQQGPTRHSEHLEETVSRGQWVSWIIHAKWSPGAEGFLQIWKDGKLVFDRSGPNVYGSIGVEYTPYMKTGIYRPEWHTDTDNKRQAFEAEKTDITSKTVYVTDIKIGSGKASLKDFIVPAKP; the protein is encoded by the coding sequence ATGAGAACCCTTTGCTCAGTCGCCTTCGTCATTCTCTTTATCCTACCAGTCCGGGGCGAACCCTCAGGACAGGAGATCACCGCACGCCAGGACCGATCCCGCATCCTCACAGCCGCAAAGGAGGCACTAAAGATGGCGCCCGTGAGCATCACCCAGCACCGCTCGCCCCTCAGCGAAGGGCGGCCTAACGAGTTTTTCTCCATGAGCGACTACTACTGGCCGGATCCTGAGAAACCGGACGGCAAACCTTACGTCATGAGGGATGGTCAATCGAATCCAGGGAACTTCAACCAACACCGCGAAACCCTGATGGCCATGCGAGATGCGACCTCCGCTCTGGCTGCAGCCTTTGCACTGACGCGGGATGAACGCTATGCGAAGAAAGCAGTAGAGATGCTGAAGGTCTTTTTCCTGGATGAAGAAACACGTATGCACCCCAGCCTGGATCACGCGCAGGCCATCGTGGGCAAGGCGACACCGGATCGCGGAACTGGGCTCATTGATAGCCTGCATCTAGTGGAGGTGCCGCTGGCCGTGCTGACGCTCCGGCCTTCCAAGGCGATGGAGCCTGCGATCTTCGATGGTCTGAGGCAATGGTTCGCGGATTACACATCCTGGTTTGTCTCCAACTCCAAGGGCAAGAATGAGGCGAAGGCCAAGAACAACCATGCGGTGGCCTACTGGTTTCAAGTCGCCGCTTTTGCCACACTCACCGAGGACAAGAAACTGCTGGATGAGTGCCGCCGCCAGTTCAAGGAGGTCTTTGTGACGGTGCAGATGGCCACGGATGGCGGCTTCCCCCTAGAGCTAGGCCGCACCAAACCTTATGCCTATTCGATCTTCCAGTTGGATAACATGACGGGCCTTTGCCAGTTGCTGTCCAATGAGTCTGACAACCTCTGGACCTTCACCACTCCAGATGGCAAATGCATGGAGAAGGCTGTCGCTTATCTCTATCCTTACTTGGCAGATAAATCTTCCTGGCCCCTGAAGCCGGATGTCAATGCCTGGGAAGGCTGGCCGGTGAGGCAGCCTTCCTTGCTGTTTGGAGGCATCGCCTTTCACGAGGACAACTACCTAAAGTTGTGGCGGGATCTCAAACCCGACCCGACGGACTTTGAAATCCGACGTAACAATGCGATCACGCAACCGCTGCTGTGGACGACGCTGTTCGATCATTCCTCAGCGACTCCCTCGCCGAAGAAAATCCGCGCCCATCATGTGTTTCAGCCTAACCAGAAGGTGATCTTCGAGGATGATTTTCACAGTGACTCCATTGATCGCTGGAACATCTCTGAGGATGACCGCTACGCCCTCCCCACGCCGTCACCGGAACGCATCCAAGTGGTGGATGCACCTGATCTGCCGGAAGGGGCCAAAGCCGTGCGTTTTGTCGTGAAGCGTGCGCCTAACTCCTTTCGCTCGGAGATTTCACTGCCTCACGAGGAGGGGTTTCAAGAGCGCTGGTATGCTGCACGCATCCTGATTCCAGAAGACTGGATTTTTGATCCTTCGAAGGCGAGTGACATCGTTCTGCAGTGGCACGGAATTCCCGGCAACTGGAAGCCCACACATCCCAACTTGGCCATCTACGTCGCCAATGATCGATGGTCCATCAATCAAAGCTACGGCTCTCCGCAACAAGGCCCCACCCGCCACAGTGAACACCTGGAAGAGACTGTAAGCAGAGGCCAATGGGTGTCGTGGATCATCCATGCTAAATGGTCCCCTGGGGCTGAAGGGTTCCTGCAGATCTGGAAGGATGGAAAGCTGGTTTTCGATAGGTCTGGGCCAAACGTATATGGCAGCATCGGTGTGGAATACACCCCCTACATGAAGACGGGTATCTACCGCCCCGAATGGCATACGGACACGGATAACAAGCGGCAAGCCTTCGAGGCTGAAAAGACCGACATCACGAGCAAAACTGTTTACGTCACCGACATCAAAATCGGCAGTGGAAAGGCGAGCCTCAAAGATTTCATCGTCCCAGCCAAACCCTGA
- a CDS encoding Gfo/Idh/MocA family protein — MYTTNTLSRRHFLKTAGTGLFAGPFITRGLRAASPNGKLRHAAFGAAGMSWRDIVSLADHPMLELAAVCDVDTRQFAKVKQQFPKARLYQDWREMLEKEGDSIDSVNVSTPDHMHAPMGLRSMEMGKHVYGQKPLAQTLHECRKMMLKAREQGVMTQMGIQASSDFTERHAVELVHLGLIGKVKEVHTFSHKKWGDMQPVPSDASPVPGELDWKLWLGSAKDRPYIDGYYHPKEWRKRRDFGTGTLGDMGCHMFSGWFRALDLAAPIAVKSIGATPANAVNWATDCIVEYTFKGTARTEGDTVKVTWYDGDARPPAEIMALVSPSKFPEQGSIYIGTEGVLLHQHTSTPMLYPREKFKGFRYPKLEPRNHWFDFVDCCLKGGSARPSAHFDYAAPLTEAVLLGCIATVFPKENLVWDAEALKIANNEAAHGMVTREYRPGWEM, encoded by the coding sequence ATGTACACCACCAACACCTTGTCACGCCGCCATTTTCTCAAAACAGCCGGAACGGGCCTCTTTGCTGGGCCCTTCATCACCCGGGGGCTTCGCGCTGCCTCGCCTAACGGGAAGCTTCGCCACGCCGCCTTCGGTGCCGCCGGCATGTCCTGGAGGGATATTGTTTCCCTAGCTGACCATCCCATGCTGGAACTGGCGGCTGTCTGTGATGTCGATACGCGGCAGTTTGCCAAGGTGAAGCAGCAGTTTCCCAAAGCCCGCCTCTACCAAGACTGGCGCGAGATGCTGGAGAAGGAGGGGGACAGCATTGATTCCGTCAATGTCTCCACCCCTGACCATATGCATGCCCCGATGGGGCTGCGATCCATGGAAATGGGCAAGCATGTCTATGGCCAAAAACCCCTGGCACAGACCCTGCATGAATGCCGGAAAATGATGCTGAAAGCCCGCGAGCAAGGTGTGATGACCCAGATGGGCATTCAGGCCTCGTCAGACTTTACGGAACGTCATGCGGTAGAACTGGTGCACCTCGGACTCATCGGCAAAGTGAAGGAAGTGCACACGTTCTCCCACAAAAAGTGGGGCGATATGCAGCCCGTTCCTTCCGATGCCAGCCCCGTGCCTGGAGAGCTGGACTGGAAGCTGTGGCTAGGCTCTGCCAAGGACCGTCCTTACATTGACGGCTATTACCATCCCAAAGAATGGCGGAAACGCCGCGACTTCGGGACAGGCACTCTAGGAGACATGGGCTGCCACATGTTCAGCGGCTGGTTCCGCGCCCTGGATCTGGCTGCACCTATCGCCGTCAAATCCATCGGAGCAACACCCGCCAACGCTGTAAACTGGGCCACAGACTGCATCGTGGAATACACCTTCAAAGGCACCGCCCGCACAGAAGGTGACACCGTTAAAGTCACTTGGTATGACGGCGATGCGCGGCCGCCCGCCGAGATCATGGCCTTGGTGTCCCCCTCCAAGTTCCCAGAGCAAGGCAGCATCTACATCGGTACGGAGGGGGTGCTCCTCCACCAACACACCAGCACGCCAATGCTATACCCTCGTGAAAAGTTCAAAGGCTTCCGTTATCCAAAACTGGAGCCGCGGAATCACTGGTTCGATTTCGTGGACTGCTGTTTAAAAGGAGGCTCTGCGCGGCCCTCGGCCCATTTTGACTATGCAGCCCCTCTCACTGAAGCCGTGCTGTTGGGTTGCATCGCCACGGTCTTTCCGAAAGAGAATTTGGTCTGGGATGCCGAGGCGCTGAAGATTGCCAATAACGAAGCGGCTCATGGCATGGTCACACGCGAATATCGTCCTGGCTGGGAAATGTAA
- a CDS encoding sulfatase: MKSARALSLFMIMIHIGWVFAPSSSVLAEEARAHPNVLLIAVDDLNDWIGCMKGHPQARTPNMDRLAERGVLFTNAHCAAPVCLASRTALFSGRYPDQTRVFSNWGKTKGKPPAKSLQMPLHFSGSGYETLGTGKLYHSASPEFFDDYYDTENRWSPFTQEQARYTDEEQPSKGSANPRHVIKGGPGGHDWALPLNGLPSERNATGKEGESFDWGPVDVNDEEMGDTRVTNWAMTKLEEPRAKPFFLGVGYYRPHIPLFAPQQDFDALPPVEAIELPAHRPNDLEDLGKAGKKFALDPITAGTHKLVADHDQWKQAVRAYLACITYVDRQIGRLISKLEASPHADNTWIILFSDHGWQLGEKQHWGKWTGWRASTRIPLIIVPPANFQAAHGQICAEPVSLMDLYPSLIEVCHLNEKKSIVGQSLVPLLMKPEKATGRAVVTAFDPGNHSLSTRDWRYLRYDNNEEELYDIQADPHEWHNLASDPSYQTKLLELRKSLDEELEKIRTTDTP; the protein is encoded by the coding sequence ATGAAATCTGCCAGGGCTCTCAGCTTGTTCATGATCATGATCCACATCGGCTGGGTCTTCGCACCCAGCTCCAGCGTTCTAGCTGAAGAAGCTCGAGCTCACCCAAATGTGCTGTTGATCGCGGTAGACGATCTCAATGACTGGATCGGCTGCATGAAGGGGCATCCTCAAGCGAGGACACCTAACATGGACCGACTGGCCGAGCGAGGAGTGCTATTTACCAATGCCCACTGTGCGGCCCCGGTTTGCCTGGCCTCCCGTACCGCCCTATTCAGCGGGCGTTATCCAGATCAAACCAGGGTTTTCAGCAACTGGGGGAAGACCAAGGGCAAGCCCCCAGCCAAGTCATTGCAAATGCCGCTGCACTTCTCTGGTTCGGGTTACGAAACGCTCGGTACAGGCAAACTTTACCACTCAGCGTCTCCCGAATTCTTCGATGACTACTACGATACGGAAAACCGCTGGAGCCCCTTCACGCAGGAGCAGGCCCGATACACGGATGAGGAACAGCCCAGCAAAGGCAGCGCAAACCCGAGGCATGTGATCAAGGGCGGCCCCGGCGGTCACGACTGGGCGCTGCCACTCAACGGACTGCCGAGCGAACGCAATGCGACGGGCAAAGAAGGCGAATCGTTTGATTGGGGACCTGTTGATGTGAATGACGAAGAGATGGGGGACACACGAGTAACCAACTGGGCCATGACGAAATTGGAAGAACCCAGAGCTAAACCGTTCTTTCTTGGTGTCGGTTACTATCGGCCTCACATTCCCCTCTTTGCTCCACAGCAGGACTTTGATGCCCTGCCACCCGTTGAAGCCATTGAACTCCCTGCACATAGGCCTAACGACTTGGAGGACCTGGGTAAGGCGGGAAAGAAATTCGCCCTGGATCCTATCACCGCAGGCACCCACAAGCTGGTGGCCGATCATGATCAATGGAAACAGGCTGTGCGAGCCTATCTGGCCTGCATCACTTATGTGGACCGGCAGATCGGACGGCTGATTTCAAAACTGGAGGCCAGCCCTCATGCTGACAATACCTGGATCATCCTGTTCAGCGATCATGGCTGGCAGTTGGGCGAAAAGCAGCACTGGGGCAAATGGACAGGCTGGAGGGCATCCACACGCATACCCCTCATCATCGTCCCCCCGGCGAACTTTCAAGCCGCACACGGACAGATCTGTGCCGAACCCGTTAGCCTGATGGATCTGTACCCCAGCTTAATCGAAGTCTGCCACCTGAACGAAAAGAAAAGCATCGTGGGTCAGTCATTGGTCCCTTTGTTAATGAAACCGGAAAAAGCCACGGGCCGAGCTGTCGTCACCGCCTTTGATCCTGGCAATCATTCACTCTCCACCCGGGACTGGCGTTACCTTCGTTATGATAACAACGAAGAAGAGCTTTATGATATCCAGGCGGATCCGCATGAATGGCACAATTTAGCATCAGATCCGAGCTACCAGACCAAACTTCTCGAACTGCGGAAAAGCCTCGACGAAGAACTGGAGAAAATCCGTACCACTGACACGCCATGA